Proteins encoded together in one Bosea sp. (in: a-proteobacteria) window:
- the iolD gene encoding 3D-(3,5/4)-trihydroxycyclohexane-1,2-dione acylhydrolase (decyclizing), which produces MTATIRLTMAQALTRFLSRQMTEIDGKRLPIFGGVWAIFGHGNVAGLGEALWHERERLPTFRAHNEQAMAHAAIAYAKAQMRRRFMAATTSIGPGATNLVTAAALAHVNRLPVLLLPGDVFASRIPDPVLQQVEDFGDGTVSANDCFRPVSRYFDRITRPEQIIPALARAMQVLTDPAECGPVTLALCQDVQAEAFDYPESFFAERLWMPRRPRSDRDELKAATDALKSAKKPLIVAGGGVLYSGASAALARFSAETGIPVCETQGGKSALPDDDALNMAAVGVTGTAAANRLAAEADLILAVGTRLQDFTTGSWALFGAARKTIIGLNVQPFDAGKHRALPLVADAREGLAELAEAIGDWKAPAGWTAGARAGKAAWRAEADAATAPTNASLPSDAQVIGAVQRALGSDIILLHAAGGLPGELHKLWRAGPPGSYHAEYGYSCMGYEIAGGLGAKMARPDREVVVMVGDGSYLMLNSEIATSVMLGLKLTIVLLDNRGFGCINRLQNATGGQSFNNLLKDTRHETLPEIDFVAHAASLGATAAKAASIAELETALAQARANSRTTVVVIDTDPLTSTGAGGAWWDVAVPEVSERDEVRAARVDYDARRKRQRLGE; this is translated from the coding sequence ATGACCGCCACCATCCGCCTCACCATGGCGCAGGCGCTGACGCGCTTCCTCAGCCGCCAGATGACCGAGATCGACGGCAAGCGCCTGCCGATCTTCGGTGGCGTCTGGGCGATCTTCGGCCATGGCAATGTCGCGGGGCTGGGCGAAGCGCTCTGGCACGAGCGCGAGCGCCTGCCGACCTTCCGCGCCCATAACGAGCAGGCCATGGCGCACGCGGCCATCGCCTATGCCAAGGCGCAGATGCGCCGCCGCTTCATGGCCGCGACCACCTCGATCGGTCCCGGCGCGACCAATCTCGTCACCGCCGCCGCACTCGCCCATGTCAACCGCCTGCCGGTGCTGCTCTTGCCGGGCGACGTCTTCGCCAGCCGCATTCCCGACCCCGTCCTCCAGCAGGTCGAGGATTTCGGCGACGGCACGGTCTCCGCGAACGATTGCTTCCGTCCCGTCTCGCGCTATTTCGACCGCATCACCCGCCCCGAGCAGATCATCCCCGCGCTCGCCCGCGCCATGCAGGTGCTGACCGACCCGGCCGAATGCGGCCCGGTCACGCTGGCGCTGTGCCAGGACGTGCAGGCCGAGGCTTTCGATTATCCCGAGAGCTTCTTCGCCGAGCGCCTCTGGATGCCACGCCGCCCCCGCTCCGACCGCGACGAGCTGAAGGCCGCGACCGATGCCCTGAAATCCGCGAAAAAACCGCTGATCGTCGCCGGCGGCGGCGTGCTCTATTCCGGCGCGAGCGCGGCGCTCGCCCGCTTCTCGGCCGAGACCGGCATCCCCGTCTGCGAGACGCAAGGCGGCAAATCCGCCCTGCCCGACGACGACGCGCTCAACATGGCGGCCGTCGGCGTCACCGGCACGGCGGCCGCCAACCGCCTCGCCGCCGAGGCGGACCTGATCCTCGCCGTCGGCACAAGGCTTCAGGATTTCACCACCGGCTCCTGGGCGCTGTTCGGCGCCGCGCGGAAGACGATCATCGGCCTCAACGTCCAGCCCTTCGACGCCGGCAAGCACCGCGCCCTGCCGCTGGTCGCGGACGCCCGCGAGGGCCTCGCCGAGCTCGCCGAAGCCATCGGCGACTGGAAGGCGCCGGCAGGCTGGACCGCCGGCGCCAGGGCCGGCAAGGCCGCATGGCGCGCAGAGGCGGACGCCGCCACCGCCCCGACGAACGCAAGCCTCCCCTCGGATGCGCAGGTCATCGGCGCCGTCCAGCGCGCGCTCGGCTCGGACATTATCCTGCTGCATGCCGCCGGCGGCCTGCCCGGCGAGCTGCACAAGCTCTGGCGAGCCGGCCCGCCCGGCTCCTACCACGCCGAATACGGCTATTCCTGCATGGGCTACGAGATCGCCGGCGGGCTCGGCGCCAAGATGGCACGGCCGGACAGGGAGGTCGTCGTCATGGTCGGCGACGGCTCCTATCTGATGCTCAATTCCGAGATCGCGACCTCGGTGATGCTCGGCCTCAAGCTCACCATCGTGCTGCTCGACAATCGCGGCTTCGGCTGCATCAACCGGCTCCAGAACGCCACCGGCGGCCAGAGCTTCAACAACCTGCTCAAGGACACCCGGCACGAGACCCTGCCCGAGATCGACTTCGTCGCCCATGCCGCGAGCCTCGGCGCGACCGCGGCGAAGGCGGCCTCGATCGCGGAGCTGGAGACCGCGCTGGCGCAGGCGAGGGCGAACAGCCGCACCACGGTCGTCGTCATCGACACCGACCCGCTCACCTCGACCGGTGCCGGCGGCGCCTGGTGGGACGTCGCGGTGCCCGAGGTCAGCGAGCGCGACGAGGTCCGCGCGGCACGGGTGGACTACGACGCGCGGCGCAAGCGGCAGCGCCTCGGTGAGTAA
- the iolC gene encoding 5-dehydro-2-deoxygluconokinase, whose product MAGPLGGSAQPLDVITIGRASVDLYGQQIGSRLEDVASFAKSVGGCPANIAIGTARLGLRSALLTRVGNEQFGRFLREQLAREGVDLAGVKTDPERLTALALLSVESDASFPLLFYRENCADMALEEGDIDPAFIARARAVVVTGTHFARPGPEAAQRKAMRLMREAGGKVVLDIDYRPNLWGLAGHDAGDNRYIASDAVSARMKTVLPGCDLVVGTEEEVLIASGESELMPALRTIRSLTPATIVLKRGPMGCIVYEGAIPEDLEQGIVGRGFPIEVYNVLGAGDAFMSGFLRGWLGGESLQTTATWANACGAFAVSRLLCAPENPTFEELRYFLKEGSPHRALRKDEAINHIHWATTRRRGIPSLMALACDHRSQLEELAAKLGADPARIRAFKVLAVKAAARVADGRPGYGMLLDEKHGREAMFEFARHPFSWLGRPVERPGSRPLRFETSQDIGSLLPEWPVDHCIKCLCFYHPDDPPALKREQQEKLRTLFEAARKVGRELLIEIIAGKHGALGTDTVARALDEIYALGIKPDWWKLEPQASAAAWAAIEAAIARHDPWCRGVVLLGLDAPADELEAGFAATANAPIVKGFAVGRTIFMNAAEGWLSGQISDEEAIADMAQRFEALTGLWLATRGRKAA is encoded by the coding sequence ATGGCGGGACCGCTCGGCGGATCGGCGCAGCCGCTCGACGTCATCACCATCGGCCGTGCCTCGGTCGATCTCTACGGCCAGCAGATCGGCTCGCGGCTGGAGGATGTCGCGAGCTTCGCCAAATCGGTCGGCGGCTGCCCGGCCAACATCGCCATCGGCACGGCCCGGCTCGGCCTGCGCTCGGCGCTGCTCACCCGCGTCGGCAACGAGCAGTTCGGCCGCTTCCTGCGCGAGCAGCTCGCCCGCGAGGGCGTGGACCTCGCCGGCGTGAAGACCGATCCCGAGCGGCTCACCGCGCTCGCCCTCCTCTCGGTCGAGAGCGATGCCTCCTTCCCGCTGCTGTTCTACCGCGAGAACTGCGCCGACATGGCGCTGGAGGAAGGCGACATCGACCCCGCCTTCATCGCGCGGGCCCGCGCCGTCGTCGTCACCGGCACGCATTTCGCCAGGCCCGGCCCCGAGGCCGCCCAGCGCAAGGCGATGCGGCTGATGCGCGAGGCCGGCGGCAAGGTCGTGCTCGACATCGACTACCGCCCCAATCTCTGGGGGCTCGCCGGCCACGACGCCGGCGACAACCGCTACATCGCCTCCGACGCCGTCTCCGCGCGGATGAAGACAGTCCTGCCCGGCTGCGACCTCGTCGTCGGCACGGAGGAGGAGGTGCTGATCGCCTCGGGCGAAAGCGAGCTCATGCCGGCGCTGAGGACGATCCGTTCGCTCACGCCCGCGACCATCGTGCTGAAGCGCGGCCCGATGGGCTGCATCGTCTATGAGGGCGCGATTCCGGAGGATCTGGAGCAGGGCATCGTCGGCCGCGGTTTCCCGATCGAGGTCTACAACGTCTTGGGCGCGGGCGACGCCTTCATGTCCGGCTTCCTGCGCGGCTGGCTCGGCGGCGAGAGCTTGCAGACCACGGCGACCTGGGCCAATGCCTGCGGCGCCTTCGCCGTCTCGCGCCTGCTCTGCGCGCCGGAAAACCCGACCTTCGAGGAGCTGCGATATTTCCTGAAGGAAGGCAGCCCGCACCGGGCATTGCGCAAGGACGAGGCGATCAACCACATCCACTGGGCGACGACGCGCCGGCGCGGCATCCCCTCGCTGATGGCGCTCGCCTGCGACCACCGCTCCCAGCTCGAGGAGCTTGCCGCGAAGCTCGGCGCCGATCCGGCCCGCATCCGCGCTTTCAAGGTGCTCGCGGTCAAGGCCGCCGCCCGCGTCGCCGATGGCCGGCCCGGCTATGGCATGCTGCTCGACGAGAAGCACGGCCGCGAGGCGATGTTCGAATTCGCCCGCCACCCCTTCTCCTGGCTCGGCCGCCCGGTCGAGCGGCCGGGCTCGCGTCCGCTGCGCTTCGAGACAAGCCAGGATATCGGCTCCCTCCTGCCGGAATGGCCGGTCGACCACTGCATCAAATGCCTGTGCTTCTACCACCCGGACGATCCCCCCGCGCTGAAGCGCGAGCAGCAGGAGAAGCTCCGGACCTTGTTCGAGGCGGCACGCAAGGTCGGGCGCGAGCTCCTGATCGAGATCATCGCCGGCAAGCATGGCGCGCTTGGCACCGACACGGTCGCCCGTGCGCTCGACGAGATCTACGCGCTCGGCATCAAGCCCGACTGGTGGAAGCTGGAGCCGCAAGCCTCGGCCGCAGCCTGGGCGGCGATCGAGGCAGCGATCGCCCGGCACGATCCCTGGTGCCGCGGCGTCGTGCTGCTCGGCCTCGACGCACCCGCGGACGAGCTGGAAGCCGGTTTCGCCGCCACGGCGAACGCACCCATCGTCAAGGGTTTCGCGGTCGGGCGCACCATCTTCATGAACGCGGCCGAGGGCTGGCTTTCAGGCCAGATTTCCGATGAGGAGGCCATCGCCGACATGGCGCAGCGCTTCGAGGCGCTGACCGGCCTCTGGCTCGCCACGCGCGGCCGCAAGGCGGCCTAG
- a CDS encoding MurR/RpiR family transcriptional regulator: protein MSETAVAELPRDFDGLRALILSQRESLPKRIAQIAAYALDNPDEIAFGTAASIAVSAGVQPSTLIRFAQHLGFDGFTSLQAVFRERLRGRNSSYEERLAMLRGGDDGAAGNHRILDGLLTASRKSLDMMSRTLDEATLDRAIAVLARAETIHILARRRSYPVASYLAYALGKLKVRNQLIESAAGLDPEMIAFATPKDAVIVVSFSPYAPATIADARGLAERGVPLIAITDSAFSPLAGLAKLWFEVAEADFGGFRTLASTMALAMALAVGIGEARRSGHGTPG from the coding sequence ATGAGCGAGACCGCCGTTGCGGAGTTGCCGCGCGATTTCGACGGGTTGCGCGCGCTGATCCTCAGCCAGCGCGAGAGCCTGCCCAAGCGCATCGCGCAGATCGCGGCCTATGCCCTCGACAACCCCGACGAGATCGCCTTCGGAACCGCCGCCAGCATCGCGGTCTCGGCCGGGGTGCAGCCCTCCACCCTGATCCGCTTCGCCCAGCATCTGGGCTTCGACGGCTTCACCAGCCTGCAGGCCGTCTTCCGCGAAAGGCTGCGTGGGCGCAATTCGAGCTATGAGGAACGCCTCGCCATGCTGCGGGGGGGCGACGATGGCGCCGCCGGCAACCACCGCATCCTCGACGGCCTGCTGACGGCCTCGCGCAAATCGCTCGACATGATGAGCCGCACCCTCGACGAGGCGACGCTCGACCGCGCGATCGCGGTGCTCGCCCGTGCCGAGACGATCCATATCCTCGCCCGGCGCCGCTCCTATCCGGTGGCGAGCTATCTCGCCTATGCGCTCGGCAAGCTCAAGGTCCGCAACCAGCTGATCGAATCCGCCGCCGGCCTCGATCCCGAGATGATCGCCTTCGCCACGCCGAAGGACGCCGTCATCGTCGTCTCGTTCTCGCCCTATGCGCCCGCCACCATCGCGGATGCGCGCGGCCTCGCCGAACGGGGCGTGCCGCTCATCGCCATCACCGACAGCGCGTTTTCCCCGTTGGCGGGCCTCGCGAAACTGTGGTTCGAGGTGGCGGAGGCGGATTTCGGCGGCTTTCGCACGCTCGCCTCGACCATGGCGCTGGCGATGGCGCTCGCGGTCGGTATCGGCGAGGCCCGCCGGAGCGGACACGGCACGCCGGGCTGA
- a CDS encoding AbrB/MazE/SpoVT family DNA-binding domain-containing protein, producing MSEAKKVETAEATVLQIRKIGNSLGLILPKELLVQLGFGEGDRLEVVRQPEGGLKLQRHDDLHARAMAAARQAMKDYAGALRELAK from the coding sequence ATGAGCGAGGCGAAGAAGGTCGAGACGGCCGAGGCGACGGTGCTCCAGATCCGCAAGATCGGCAATTCGCTCGGCCTCATCCTGCCCAAGGAACTGCTGGTGCAGCTCGGCTTCGGCGAGGGCGACAGGCTGGAGGTCGTTCGGCAGCCGGAAGGCGGGCTCAAGCTTCAGCGCCACGACGATTTGCACGCACGGGCGATGGCCGCCGCGCGTCAGGCGATGAAGGATTATGCGGGCGCGCTGCGTGAGCTCGCCAAATGA
- a CDS encoding type II toxin-antitoxin system death-on-curing family toxin — MSEPLWLSAEIVYDIHAEQLALFGGPGGIRDPGLLESALARPLNRFAYGETDLAVLAAAYASGIARNLPFIDGNKRGALLALLVFLRLNGVAFAPSQESAAAAILALAAGEVDEEGLTRWIRDNWPKEAAR; from the coding sequence ATGAGCGAGCCGCTGTGGCTCTCGGCGGAGATCGTCTACGATATCCATGCCGAGCAGCTCGCGCTCTTCGGCGGGCCGGGCGGCATCCGCGATCCGGGCCTGCTCGAATCGGCGCTGGCACGGCCGCTGAACCGCTTCGCCTATGGCGAGACCGATCTTGCCGTGCTCGCCGCGGCCTATGCCTCCGGCATTGCCCGCAACCTCCCGTTCATCGATGGCAACAAGCGGGGCGCCCTGCTCGCCTTGCTCGTTTTCCTGCGTCTCAACGGTGTCGCCTTCGCGCCATCGCAGGAGAGTGCCGCCGCCGCCATCCTCGCGCTCGCCGCCGGTGAGGTCGACGAGGAGGGCCTGACCCGCTGGATCCGCGACAACTGGCCGAAGGAGGCCGCCCGATGA
- the pepT gene encoding peptidase T, whose translation MSLREHLLEHFFRYLAVESQSDPRATSLPSTPGQQRLAELLAGELRALGLDDVVVDDHATVTARKRGNRPGAPRIGFIAHIDTVDVGLSPAIRPQVLRFEGQDLCLNRGEDIWLRVAEHPEIVRWKGSDIVFSDGTSVLGADNKAAIAIVMTLLAKLGPQDGHGDILVAFVPDEEIGLRGAKALDLTRFDCDFAYTIDSCEVGEVVIENFNAAGAEIVFTGVTAHPMSAKGVMVNPLLMAQDFVAAFDRAQTPENTEGREGYVWFTELAANAAQAVLKANIREFDKAAFEARKRRIGEVAAEIAGRYPTGRVTFEVSDTYGNIADSMGEDRRSVDLLMAALAELEITPKLIPMRGGTDGAALSARGLPTPNFFTGAYNFHSRFEFLPVPAFETAYEVARRICLLAGRGEV comes from the coding sequence ATGAGCCTGCGCGAACACCTGCTCGAACATTTCTTCCGCTATCTCGCGGTCGAGAGCCAGAGCGACCCGCGGGCGACGAGCCTGCCGAGCACGCCCGGACAGCAGAGGCTGGCCGAGCTGCTCGCCGGCGAGTTGCGCGCGCTCGGCCTCGACGACGTCGTCGTCGACGACCACGCCACGGTGACCGCGCGCAAGCGGGGCAACCGGCCAGGCGCGCCGCGCATCGGCTTCATCGCCCATATCGATACCGTCGATGTCGGCCTGTCGCCGGCGATCAGGCCGCAGGTGCTGCGCTTCGAGGGGCAGGATCTGTGCCTCAACCGGGGCGAGGACATCTGGCTGCGGGTCGCCGAGCATCCCGAGATCGTGCGCTGGAAGGGCAGCGACATCGTCTTCAGCGACGGCACCAGCGTGCTCGGCGCCGACAACAAGGCGGCGATCGCGATCGTGATGACGCTGTTGGCGAAGCTTGGTCCGCAGGACGGGCACGGCGACATCCTGGTCGCCTTCGTGCCGGACGAGGAGATCGGCCTGCGCGGGGCCAAGGCGCTCGATCTGACCCGGTTCGACTGCGATTTCGCCTATACGATCGACAGTTGCGAGGTCGGCGAGGTGGTGATCGAGAACTTCAACGCGGCCGGCGCCGAGATCGTCTTCACCGGCGTCACCGCCCATCCGATGTCTGCCAAGGGCGTGATGGTCAATCCGCTGCTGATGGCGCAGGATTTCGTCGCCGCCTTCGATCGTGCGCAGACGCCCGAGAACACCGAAGGCCGCGAGGGCTATGTCTGGTTCACCGAGCTTGCCGCCAATGCGGCGCAGGCGGTGCTCAAGGCCAATATCCGCGAGTTCGACAAGGCAGCCTTCGAAGCGCGCAAGCGGCGGATCGGGGAAGTCGCGGCCGAGATCGCCGGGCGCTATCCGACCGGGCGCGTGACCTTCGAGGTGAGCGACACCTATGGCAACATCGCCGACAGCATGGGCGAGGATCGGCGCTCGGTCGATCTGCTGATGGCTGCGCTGGCCGAGCTTGAGATCACGCCGAAGCTCATCCCGATGCGGGGCGGCACTGACGGGGCGGCCCTCTCGGCGCGGGGGCTGCCGACGCCGAACTTCTTCACCGGCGCGTATAATTTCCACTCGCGCTTCGAATTCCTGCCCGTCCCGGCCTTCGAGACCGCCTATGAGGTGGCGCGGCGGATCTGCCTGCTGGCGGGGCGGGGCGAAGTCTAG
- a CDS encoding AarF/UbiB family protein, whose amino-acid sequence MSERDAEANRFSARAARYARVGANVGGVAARIAGARLFGVEGREASNAEALARALGGLKGPIMKVAQLVATIPDVVPPEYAAELQKLQSQAPPMGAAFVKRRMMAELGPRWRERFGTFELKPVAAASLGQVHRATTLEGTALACKLQYPDMESAVEADIAQLQVLFSLHRRMGAVIDTTEIAKEIGARVREELDYRREAKHIALYRAILADTPQVRVPRAEPELSTRRLITMHWLDGSPILSHKQDGQGARDLIATAMFKAWWRPFSHHGVIHGDPHLGNYTVFSEDGAPAGINLLDYGCIRIFPEAFVGGVVDLYKGLRDGDEARVVHAYETWGFKGLSRDLVETLNIWARFIYGPLLEDRVRRIAEGVSPAEYGRKQAFQVHQALKKRGPVTVPREFVFMDRAAIGLGGVFLHLDAELNFHRLFEAEIDGFCVARVAERQGAALAEAGLKA is encoded by the coding sequence ATGTCCGAACGCGACGCCGAAGCCAACCGATTCTCCGCCCGCGCGGCGCGCTATGCCCGCGTCGGCGCCAATGTCGGCGGCGTCGCGGCGCGGATCGCGGGGGCGCGGCTGTTCGGCGTCGAGGGCCGCGAGGCATCCAATGCCGAGGCGCTGGCCAGGGCGCTGGGGGGCTTGAAAGGGCCGATCATGAAGGTGGCGCAGCTCGTCGCCACCATTCCCGACGTCGTGCCGCCGGAATACGCCGCCGAATTGCAGAAGCTGCAATCGCAGGCGCCGCCGATGGGCGCGGCCTTCGTCAAGCGGCGGATGATGGCCGAACTCGGGCCGCGCTGGCGCGAGCGCTTCGGCACATTCGAGCTGAAGCCGGTGGCGGCGGCCTCGCTCGGGCAGGTCCATCGCGCGACCACGCTCGAAGGCACCGCACTCGCCTGTAAGCTGCAATATCCCGACATGGAATCGGCGGTGGAGGCCGATATCGCGCAGCTTCAGGTGCTGTTCTCGCTGCACCGGCGCATGGGTGCGGTGATCGATACGACCGAGATCGCCAAGGAGATCGGCGCGCGCGTGCGCGAGGAGCTCGATTACCGCCGCGAGGCGAAGCATATCGCGCTCTACCGCGCTATCCTGGCCGATACGCCGCAGGTGCGCGTGCCGCGGGCCGAACCGGAGCTGTCGACGCGGCGCCTGATCACAATGCACTGGCTCGATGGCAGCCCGATCCTGTCTCACAAGCAGGACGGGCAGGGCGCGCGCGACCTGATCGCGACGGCGATGTTCAAGGCCTGGTGGCGGCCCTTCAGCCATCACGGCGTCATCCATGGCGATCCGCATCTCGGCAACTACACGGTTTTCTCGGAGGATGGCGCGCCTGCCGGCATCAACCTGCTCGACTATGGCTGCATCCGCATCTTCCCGGAGGCTTTCGTCGGCGGCGTGGTCGATCTCTATAAAGGTCTGCGCGACGGCGACGAGGCCCGCGTCGTCCATGCCTACGAGACCTGGGGCTTCAAGGGGCTGAGCCGGGATCTGGTCGAGACGCTGAACATCTGGGCGCGCTTCATCTACGGGCCCTTGCTGGAGGATCGGGTCAGGCGCATCGCCGAGGGCGTCAGCCCGGCCGAATACGGCCGCAAGCAGGCTTTCCAGGTGCATCAGGCGTTGAAGAAGCGCGGACCGGTGACGGTGCCGCGCGAGTTCGTCTTCATGGATCGCGCCGCGATCGGACTCGGCGGCGTCTTCCTGCATCTCGACGCCGAACTGAACTTCCACCGGCTGTTCGAGGCGGAGATCGACGGCTTCTGCGTCGCGCGCGTCGCCGAGCGGCAAGGCGCCGCGCTGGCCGAGGCGGGGCTGAAGGCATAG
- a CDS encoding aa3-type cytochrome c oxidase subunit IV — protein sequence MAEHAHHADIPAMDYREHERTYAGFLLLAEVVTVASLAIVAALAVGGAKHAWGTALFGTLIAVIGAVVGIAAPSISWRAPAVSLVLMLLALVLL from the coding sequence ATGGCCGAGCACGCCCATCACGCCGACATCCCCGCGATGGACTATCGTGAGCATGAGCGGACCTATGCCGGCTTCCTCCTGCTCGCCGAGGTGGTGACGGTCGCCTCGCTCGCCATCGTCGCGGCGCTCGCGGTCGGCGGCGCCAAGCATGCCTGGGGCACGGCGCTGTTCGGCACGCTGATCGCCGTCATCGGCGCCGTCGTCGGCATCGCCGCGCCCTCGATCTCGTGGCGCGCGCCGGCCGTCTCGCTGGTGCTGATGCTGCTCGCGCTCGTCCTGCTCTGA
- a CDS encoding PilZ domain-containing protein: protein MTDMMMAATERKHIDRPARWECTADITIADHAGRELFAKLGNISDSGFMAEAEETVLVGSIVTVDLPGRGPVRAEVRWSNGWRFGCLILPA from the coding sequence ATGACCGACATGATGATGGCCGCGACCGAACGCAAGCATATCGACCGCCCGGCGCGCTGGGAGTGCACGGCCGATATCACGATCGCGGATCACGCCGGCCGCGAGCTTTTCGCCAAACTCGGAAACATCTCGGATTCGGGTTTCATGGCCGAAGCCGAGGAGACGGTGCTCGTCGGCTCGATCGTCACCGTCGATCTGCCCGGGCGGGGGCCCGTGCGGGCCGAGGTCCGCTGGTCGAACGGCTGGCGCTTCGGGTGCCTGATCCTGCCGGCCTGA
- a CDS encoding tetratricopeptide repeat protein: MIRGSNWLAAAGMALALAGCDTVSNLGSQPAVAELDTRDAADASVNIGSLTEVISRNPNDPGAYNTRGAAYARVGRFSDAIADFTKAVQLDPNLASAYTNRGLALRQSGRNDSALADFNRATTANPNYAPAYIARANLLRQQGNSQQALADLNTAIRLNPESAEAFHARGLVYQKEGQHQHAVTDFDSVIDRNPYTAPPYIARGQSLNALGKYDAALEDFTAALNVDNRSADAWAGRGFAFEKLGKKAEASEAYQRALSLDGNNALARAGSSRMGGGGGLFRS; the protein is encoded by the coding sequence ATGATCCGAGGCAGTAACTGGTTGGCCGCAGCCGGCATGGCGCTGGCGCTCGCAGGTTGCGACACCGTCTCCAATCTCGGCTCCCAGCCCGCCGTCGCCGAGCTCGACACGCGCGACGCCGCCGACGCCAGCGTCAATATCGGCTCGCTGACCGAGGTCATCTCCCGCAACCCGAACGATCCCGGCGCCTACAACACCCGCGGCGCGGCCTATGCCCGCGTCGGCCGCTTCTCCGATGCGATCGCCGATTTCACCAAGGCGGTGCAGCTCGATCCCAACCTCGCCTCCGCCTACACGAATCGCGGCCTGGCGCTGCGCCAGAGCGGCCGCAACGATTCGGCGCTGGCCGATTTCAACCGCGCCACCACCGCCAATCCGAATTACGCGCCGGCCTATATCGCCCGCGCCAACCTGCTGCGCCAGCAGGGCAACAGCCAGCAGGCGCTCGCCGATCTCAACACCGCGATCCGCCTCAACCCCGAATCGGCGGAAGCCTTCCATGCGCGCGGCCTCGTCTACCAGAAGGAAGGCCAGCACCAGCACGCCGTCACCGATTTCGACTCGGTGATCGACCGCAACCCCTATACCGCCCCACCCTATATCGCGCGCGGCCAGAGCCTGAACGCGCTCGGCAAATACGATGCCGCGCTCGAGGATTTCACCGCCGCGCTCAACGTCGACAACCGCAGCGCCGATGCCTGGGCCGGCCGCGGCTTCGCCTTCGAGAAGCTCGGCAAGAAGGCCGAGGCCTCGGAAGCCTATCAGCGCGCGCTCTCGCTCGACGGCAACAACGCGCTCGCCCGCGCCGGCTCCTCGCGCATGGGCGGCGGAGGCGGCCTGTTCCGCAGCTGA
- the rpsU gene encoding 30S ribosomal protein S21 — protein MQVLVRDNNVDQALRALKKKMQREGIFREMKLRGHYEKPSEKKAREKAEAVRRARKLVRKKLQREGLLPAPVKPKRP, from the coding sequence GTGCAGGTTCTCGTTCGCGACAACAATGTCGATCAGGCGCTCCGCGCCCTCAAGAAGAAGATGCAGCGCGAGGGCATCTTCCGTGAGATGAAGCTTCGTGGTCACTACGAGAAGCCGTCCGAGAAGAAGGCACGCGAGAAGGCCGAGGCCGTCCGTCGCGCCCGCAAGCTCGTCCGCAAGAAGCTCCAGCGCGAGGGCCTGCTGCCCGCGCCGGTGAAGCCCAAGCGTCCCTGA